A region of Sulfurimonas sp. hsl 1-7 DNA encodes the following proteins:
- a CDS encoding citrate/2-methylcitrate synthase, with the protein MAQLFTKDTQAIFWNNNKTAIQRMLDYDYTIKRETPSVAAIVAPTASGKFEKFFWGGDEIMIPTYKTTAEAKAAQPQADVLLNFASFRTAYDVTMEALEIGGFKTIMITAEGIPERLARKMNQTARDAGVVVIGPATVGGIAPGAFKIANVGGTIENIVNSKLHRTGSCGLVTRSGGLFNELSNIIAINADGIAEGVAIGGDRFVGSVFIDNLLRMQDNPDVKYMILLGEVGGTEEYKVIEAVKSGKITKPIIAWCIGTIAKYYDSGVQFGHAGASANAERETAEAKNKAMAEAGIHVPATFNDLPAKIKEVYESLNIAPIPEPEMNVVPKVRRSKQFICTISDDRGEEATYAGFPISSVALPSTGKGIGDVISLLWFKKQYPKWATDFIETVIKTVADHGPAVSGAHNAKVTARAGKSVVESLVTGLLTIGPRFGGAIDGAAEHFKYADDNNLSPKEFLNHMKKLGIPIPGIGHRIKSLKNPDLRVKGLMDYAAENFPKTPLLDYARTVEALTTSKKENLILNVDGTIGILMVDMWRALGYPEEEINEFIASGTLNAFFIAGRTIGFIGHVLDEKRLAMPMYRHPMDDILYDVQKAEEI; encoded by the coding sequence ATGGCACAATTATTTACTAAAGATACACAAGCAATTTTTTGGAATAACAACAAAACTGCTATCCAAAGAATGTTAGACTATGATTACACAATCAAAAGAGAAACACCATCTGTAGCTGCTATCGTAGCTCCAACTGCTTCTGGAAAATTTGAGAAATTTTTCTGGGGTGGCGATGAGATTATGATCCCAACATATAAAACTACTGCAGAAGCTAAAGCTGCTCAGCCACAAGCTGATGTACTTTTAAACTTTGCATCTTTTAGAACTGCATATGATGTTACTATGGAAGCATTAGAGATTGGTGGTTTCAAAACTATTATGATCACTGCTGAAGGTATCCCTGAAAGATTAGCACGTAAAATGAACCAAACTGCTCGTGATGCTGGTGTTGTTGTTATCGGACCTGCAACTGTTGGTGGTATCGCTCCGGGTGCATTCAAAATTGCTAACGTTGGTGGTACAATTGAGAATATCGTAAACTCAAAATTACACAGAACAGGTTCTTGTGGTCTTGTAACTCGTTCAGGTGGTTTATTTAACGAACTTTCAAACATCATTGCTATCAATGCTGACGGTATCGCAGAAGGTGTTGCAATCGGTGGTGACCGTTTCGTAGGTTCTGTATTTATTGACAATCTTCTTCGTATGCAAGACAATCCAGATGTAAAATATATGATTTTACTAGGTGAAGTTGGTGGTACAGAAGAGTACAAAGTAATTGAAGCAGTTAAATCTGGAAAAATTACTAAGCCAATTATCGCATGGTGTATCGGTACAATTGCTAAGTACTATGATTCTGGTGTACAATTTGGTCACGCTGGTGCATCTGCAAATGCTGAAAGAGAAACTGCTGAAGCAAAAAATAAAGCTATGGCTGAAGCTGGTATTCACGTACCTGCAACATTCAATGACTTACCTGCAAAAATCAAAGAGGTATATGAGTCATTAAATATTGCTCCAATTCCAGAACCGGAAATGAATGTAGTACCAAAAGTTAGACGTTCTAAACAATTTATCTGTACAATCTCTGATGATAGAGGTGAAGAAGCTACTTACGCTGGTTTCCCAATTTCATCTGTTGCATTACCAAGTACAGGTAAAGGTATCGGTGATGTTATCTCATTACTATGGTTCAAAAAACAATATCCAAAATGGGCTACAGACTTTATTGAGACTGTAATCAAAACTGTTGCTGACCACGGTCCGGCAGTATCAGGTGCGCACAATGCTAAAGTAACTGCTCGTGCTGGTAAATCAGTTGTTGAATCACTAGTAACTGGTCTTTTAACAATCGGTCCAAGATTCGGTGGTGCGATTGACGGTGCTGCTGAGCATTTCAAATATGCGGATGATAATAACTTATCTCCAAAAGAGTTCTTAAACCACATGAAAAAACTAGGTATTCCAATCCCTGGTATCGGTCATAGAATTAAATCTCTTAAAAACCCAGACCTTCGTGTTAAAGGTTTAATGGATTATGCAGCGGAAAATTTCCCTAAAACTCCATTACTTGACTATGCTAGAACTGTTGAAGCTCTAACTACAAGTAAAAAAGAGAACTTAATCCTTAACGTTGATGGTACTATCGGTATCTTAATGGTAGATATGTGGAGAGCTTTAGGTTACCCTGAAGAAGAGATCAATGAATTTATCGCTTCTGGTACACTAAACGCATTCTTTATTGCTGGTCGTACAATCGGTTTCATCGGTCACGTACTTGATGAAAAACGTCTTGCAATGCCAATGTATCGTCACCCAATGGACGATATCCTTTACGACGTACAAAAAGCAGAAGAGATTTAA